A window of the Synechococcus sp. LTW-R genome harbors these coding sequences:
- a CDS encoding translocation/assembly module TamB domain-containing protein has product MRPSQPPRPTGPARRRRNSRTRGPAASSLPALLAAAGVALTWVGLDRVAAWQYGLRKPWLELLASRSMGHPLELGPYRGLRPFGLAAGASRFRPGIDNPSTIEAESVAVAFDPLRSLLSRRWVLQFQIHRARVDLRRNSQGSLWQMGRVPPGGEPPPITLRYGLSGGPAEVRLHGVNGSKASLALAGSLAVDLRGRRLESSLQLRPAGGGRLGVDIANAWQRQRLRVQLQPQAFKFASLLPWLPGGLKADVSGALNGRLSLERSPTRDRCQGQIQLAQLRWRPSPKTDPLQSDRLDLRCSPQGLRLAASPLEWGGWRGSVQGALPLVGPRANQLALQLQAREPKAGHRLRADLAGPLDQLQLDLGGQWQGAEPTQIQAKALLRNQRGFTAALERLVLSQGGGELVARGALWPRLQLRSERIVLGARQRQVWGPPLGSTDTLQLQLQQLGEWSQPQLALELQQPENPLLGSIRSRLTWRPSALRLESFDSPYLTAQGSLPLQGKPMRLAIDLRRYPLARLSPLVGSTLRGVLSAAGTVEGSWQQLRPDLRLQADAPGVGLIGLEERWVGQLQALAQGGARLRLETTTVPGVLEAQLDSRWQPSRASLRRAGGELVLSGANQRYRWRAKRFPLSGFDLALWRSAAPQPLSGYLSGDGALALNPFALNGQLRVEQPQLFGLFGRSLQAKADFSQRRFRLDGQWQALGFGSVGIQLKGQQAGPLWLRLEARQLQSQTLQELLAAVPQWGGLALAPSGRAFDLGTLVFNTQGFSLGDQLRALAQAQRQRQRASSRGRQVQLEDLRGVLDADFTLRGPSADQLFLDLSAKGHLWLQGTDRDLALTDQPTVVRLHGPLNQGGEFELSHLPLALLALVAPIPEGLRGSLSSRGSYRLGGRDQAPSFALNLALQDGSLNGERLSLERGELTLQDNRLAIDWVLRGGGASEVVDLRGQVPLQVAAEDLELRIGSRGDGLRFLTALSGSAIQWKKGSADLELLVRGSLLKPVANGFLRFSNGVMQLADQTVRDLDAVVLFDFSSLEMQTLSARVGDKGALSGSGDLNLFAPGEKRLNFTLKRAPFKLARMAAVADGTVEVGGSLFRPVLGGELALSHGAINVQPGELATEEAPSKPTSVPALLESKWDFRKPLLVMGRQLESSSSQDLRAALPNLGAVRFERFRVRFGRDFRVEVPNVLNFGAGGQLTLNGPLDPDIQISGVVRLLRGRLGLFTTTFSLDPDAPNVAVFTPSLGLIPYLDIVLRTRVSDTFSAFGDGNRSSIYDWNTSGSFNNSSLTPNSFDQLQLVRVRLEVTGPADQLMDNIRLSSTPPLPEDRLLALIGGNSLVGLAGGNAGAAVATVVGQSLLSPLVGSLTELLGQRLTFAIYPAYVLPTNYDAESNRSGQVPSQLVPVTDIGLDVSERFNASVLAAPNRSDIPPQLTLGYQAKPWLGLQTSIDAESRWQTQMQVFFRF; this is encoded by the coding sequence TTGCGGCCTTCTCAGCCCCCGAGACCCACGGGCCCAGCGCGCCGCCGACGGAACTCCAGAACGCGCGGCCCCGCGGCCTCTTCCCTGCCTGCCCTGCTGGCGGCTGCGGGTGTTGCGCTGACTTGGGTTGGCCTCGATCGGGTCGCCGCTTGGCAGTACGGCCTGCGCAAACCCTGGCTCGAATTGCTGGCGAGTCGCTCCATGGGGCACCCCCTGGAACTGGGTCCCTATCGCGGCTTGCGTCCCTTCGGCCTGGCCGCTGGGGCCAGTCGGTTTAGGCCGGGGATCGACAACCCATCGACCATCGAGGCGGAGTCGGTCGCGGTGGCCTTCGATCCCCTTCGGAGCCTGCTGAGTCGCCGTTGGGTCCTCCAGTTTCAGATCCACCGCGCCCGCGTTGACCTGCGGCGTAACAGCCAGGGCTCCCTCTGGCAGATGGGCCGTGTGCCCCCCGGTGGTGAGCCGCCACCGATCACCCTGCGCTACGGGCTGAGCGGTGGCCCGGCCGAGGTCCGGCTGCATGGGGTTAATGGATCCAAGGCCTCACTGGCCCTGGCTGGATCCCTCGCGGTCGATTTGCGCGGCCGTCGACTGGAGTCTTCGCTGCAACTGCGGCCGGCTGGTGGTGGTCGCCTTGGTGTGGACATCGCCAATGCCTGGCAACGCCAACGCCTTCGCGTTCAGCTGCAGCCCCAGGCGTTCAAGTTCGCCTCGCTCTTGCCCTGGCTCCCCGGCGGCCTTAAGGCCGATGTCAGCGGAGCGCTGAATGGACGCCTGAGCCTGGAACGCTCCCCAACCCGTGACCGCTGTCAGGGTCAGATCCAGCTGGCTCAACTGCGGTGGCGACCTTCTCCAAAGACGGATCCGTTGCAGTCCGATCGCTTGGATCTGCGCTGTAGTCCCCAGGGACTGCGTTTGGCCGCCTCACCCCTGGAGTGGGGGGGCTGGCGCGGGAGTGTGCAGGGGGCGTTGCCGTTGGTTGGTCCCCGCGCCAATCAGCTCGCGCTGCAACTCCAGGCCCGTGAGCCCAAGGCCGGCCATCGCCTGCGGGCGGACCTCGCTGGACCCCTGGATCAGCTCCAGCTGGACCTGGGTGGCCAATGGCAGGGGGCCGAGCCCACGCAAATCCAGGCCAAGGCGCTGTTGCGCAACCAACGGGGCTTCACCGCTGCTTTGGAACGGTTGGTGCTGAGTCAGGGCGGCGGGGAGCTGGTGGCTCGCGGTGCCCTCTGGCCAAGGCTGCAGCTCCGCAGCGAACGCATCGTCTTGGGTGCCCGTCAGCGTCAGGTCTGGGGGCCGCCCCTGGGCTCCACGGACACGCTGCAACTGCAGCTGCAGCAGCTTGGCGAGTGGAGTCAGCCCCAGCTTGCTCTGGAGCTCCAGCAGCCTGAGAACCCGCTGCTCGGCTCGATTCGCTCCCGCTTGACGTGGCGTCCCTCGGCCTTGCGTCTGGAGTCCTTTGACTCCCCCTATCTGACGGCTCAGGGGTCGTTGCCTCTGCAGGGCAAGCCCATGCGCCTGGCCATTGACCTGAGGCGTTATCCCCTGGCGCGGCTGTCTCCGCTGGTTGGATCCACGCTGCGCGGAGTGCTGAGTGCCGCTGGAACCGTTGAGGGGTCCTGGCAACAGCTCCGGCCGGATCTGCGCCTGCAGGCTGATGCCCCCGGGGTGGGACTGATTGGCCTGGAGGAGCGGTGGGTTGGCCAACTCCAAGCTTTGGCCCAAGGCGGGGCCCGTCTACGCCTTGAGACCACCACGGTGCCTGGCGTGCTCGAGGCTCAGTTGGATTCCCGTTGGCAACCGTCGCGGGCCAGCCTGAGGCGGGCTGGGGGTGAGTTGGTCCTGAGTGGAGCCAATCAGCGCTACCGCTGGCGCGCCAAGCGGTTCCCCCTCTCGGGCTTTGATCTGGCCCTGTGGCGGTCGGCGGCTCCCCAACCGCTCTCGGGCTATTTGAGCGGCGATGGCGCCTTGGCCCTGAATCCCTTTGCTCTCAATGGGCAACTACGGGTTGAGCAGCCCCAGCTCTTCGGGCTCTTTGGCCGCTCGCTGCAGGCCAAAGCGGACTTCAGCCAGCGTCGCTTCCGTCTGGATGGCCAGTGGCAGGCACTGGGCTTTGGATCGGTGGGGATCCAGCTCAAGGGTCAGCAGGCCGGTCCGCTTTGGCTGCGCTTAGAAGCGCGCCAACTCCAATCGCAAACCCTGCAGGAACTGCTGGCGGCTGTGCCTCAATGGGGTGGCTTGGCCCTGGCCCCATCCGGCAGGGCCTTCGATTTGGGCACGCTGGTGTTCAACACCCAGGGCTTCTCCCTCGGCGACCAGCTGCGGGCCTTGGCCCAAGCCCAGCGTCAACGCCAACGGGCGAGCTCCCGTGGCCGGCAGGTGCAACTTGAGGATCTACGCGGTGTCCTTGACGCGGATTTCACCCTGCGGGGGCCATCCGCCGATCAACTGTTTCTCGACTTGTCGGCCAAAGGCCATCTCTGGCTGCAGGGCACCGACCGCGATCTGGCGCTGACGGATCAGCCCACGGTGGTTCGGCTCCACGGCCCCCTGAATCAGGGGGGAGAGTTTGAGCTGTCCCACTTGCCCCTGGCGCTGTTGGCCCTGGTGGCCCCCATCCCTGAGGGCCTGCGCGGTTCCCTCTCCAGCCGCGGCTCCTATCGCCTCGGCGGCCGGGATCAAGCCCCGTCGTTCGCCCTGAATTTGGCCCTGCAGGACGGATCCCTCAATGGGGAGCGGCTGTCCCTGGAACGGGGTGAGCTGACGCTGCAGGACAACCGGTTAGCGATCGACTGGGTCCTCCGCGGAGGGGGGGCATCGGAGGTCGTCGATCTGCGCGGTCAGGTGCCGCTGCAGGTGGCAGCGGAGGATCTCGAACTGCGCATCGGTAGCCGTGGTGATGGCCTGCGCTTCCTGACGGCGCTGTCGGGTTCCGCGATTCAGTGGAAGAAGGGAAGCGCCGATTTGGAGCTGTTGGTGCGTGGCTCCTTGCTCAAGCCGGTCGCGAACGGCTTCTTGCGCTTCAGCAATGGGGTGATGCAGCTCGCTGATCAGACGGTTCGCGACCTCGATGCGGTGGTGCTCTTCGACTTCAGCTCCCTGGAGATGCAAACCCTGAGCGCCCGGGTGGGGGACAAGGGTGCCCTCAGTGGCAGCGGTGATCTGAACCTGTTCGCCCCCGGCGAGAAACGACTGAACTTCACCCTCAAACGCGCTCCGTTCAAGCTGGCGCGGATGGCCGCTGTTGCGGATGGAACCGTGGAGGTGGGTGGCTCCCTGTTCCGCCCGGTCCTAGGGGGTGAGCTGGCTCTGAGCCATGGGGCGATCAACGTCCAGCCGGGTGAACTCGCGACTGAAGAGGCGCCGAGCAAGCCCACATCGGTACCGGCCCTGCTGGAGTCCAAGTGGGACTTCCGCAAGCCCCTGTTGGTGATGGGGCGTCAGCTGGAGAGCTCCAGCAGCCAAGACCTTCGCGCCGCCCTGCCCAACTTGGGCGCGGTTCGTTTTGAGCGTTTCCGGGTGCGCTTCGGTCGGGACTTCCGGGTGGAAGTCCCCAACGTTTTGAACTTCGGAGCCGGTGGTCAATTGACCTTGAACGGTCCCCTGGATCCCGACATTCAGATCAGTGGTGTGGTGCGGCTCCTGCGCGGTCGGCTTGGCCTCTTCACCACCACCTTCAGCCTGGACCCCGATGCTCCCAACGTGGCGGTGTTCACCCCGAGCCTGGGGCTGATTCCTTATCTCGACATCGTGCTGCGCACGCGGGTGTCCGACACCTTCTCGGCCTTCGGTGATGGCAACCGCTCCAGCATCTACGACTGGAACACCTCCGGCTCCTTCAACAACTCCTCGTTGACCCCGAACAGCTTTGATCAGTTGCAATTGGTCCGGGTGCGGCTTGAGGTCACGGGCCCGGCGGACCAGCTGATGGACAACATTCGCCTGAGCAGCACCCCGCCGTTGCCGGAGGACCGTTTGTTGGCCTTGATCGGCGGCAACTCACTGGTCGGTCTGGCGGGGGGGAACGCTGGAGCCGCCGTCGCCACGGTGGTGGGCCAGTCCCTGCTCTCTCCTCTGGTGGGAAGCCTGACGGAACTGCTGGGTCAGCGATTGACCTTCGCGATTTATCCGGCCTATGTCTTGCCAACGAACTACGACGCGGAGTCCAACCGTTCCGGTCAGGTTCCCTCGCAACTGGTCCCGGTGACCGACATCGGCTTGGATGTATCAGAGCGCTTCAACGCCTCGGTCCTGGCTGCTCCAAACCGCAGCGACATTCCGCCCCAATTGACCCTGGGCTACCAGGCCAAGCCCTGGTTGGGACTGCAGACCTCGATCGATGCCGAGTCCCGCTGGCAGACCCAGATGCAGGTCTTCTTCCGCTTCTAG
- the glgB gene encoding 1,4-alpha-glucan branching protein GlgB has protein sequence MVKDGQRLAECRHDHPQAVLGAHPLDNGKWVVRVWMPEADRVELIGAGAPQAMETPHHPWVFETELSSNPGSGYQVRVQRGGIEHVSHDPWAFRDEWMGELDRHLFAEGNHHHIWQKMGAHVVTRDGVTGVMFCLWAPNARSVSVLGNFNSWDGRHHPMQSRLGGCWEVFIPGLKPGEIYKYEIRSQQGHCYQKADPYGFRHEVRPDNGSVVEALEGYGWGDGRWMQERDSRNPLDQPISVYEMHLGSWMHAGADQPYIEADGSAREPVPAADLKPGARLLTYPELADRVIPYVKARGFTHIELMPISEHPFDGSWGYQVTGWYAPTSRFGRPDEFRAFVDRCHAEGIGVILDWVPGHFPKDAHGLAFFDGAHLYEHADPRIGEHKEWGTLIFNYSRNEVRNFLVANLIYWFEQFHIDGIRVDAVASMLYRDYLRPDGEWIPNEHGGRENTEAVQFLQQANHVLFQHFPGALSIAEESTTWPMVTKPTDMGGLGFNLKWNMGWMHDMLDYFELDPWFRQFHQNNVTFSIWYAYTEKFMLALSHDEVVHGKSNLLHKMPGDDWQKFANTRALLAYMWTHPGKKTIFMGMEFGQRAEWNVWGDLQWDLLQYEPHQGLQLLVDDLNVFYKSHPALWRDDFEEYGFQWIDCNDNRHSVISFMRRESTTGQWLVVVANFTPQSHSHYRVGVPLSGFYTEVLNTDAARYGGSNLGNLGGKFTDEWGIHSYENSLDLCLPPLSVLVFKRDEKRSQERQADADTEVREEAEGHGPW, from the coding sequence ATGGTTAAAGACGGTCAGCGCCTCGCGGAATGTCGCCATGACCATCCCCAGGCTGTCCTGGGTGCCCACCCACTCGACAACGGCAAGTGGGTCGTTCGCGTCTGGATGCCGGAAGCCGATCGGGTTGAGCTGATCGGCGCCGGTGCGCCCCAGGCCATGGAGACGCCCCACCACCCCTGGGTCTTCGAAACCGAACTCTCGAGCAACCCCGGCAGTGGCTACCAGGTCCGGGTGCAACGCGGGGGCATTGAACACGTCAGCCACGACCCCTGGGCCTTCCGCGACGAGTGGATGGGCGAGCTCGATCGCCATCTCTTCGCCGAAGGCAACCACCACCACATCTGGCAAAAGATGGGTGCCCACGTGGTGACGCGCGACGGTGTCACCGGCGTCATGTTCTGCCTCTGGGCGCCCAACGCCCGCAGCGTCTCCGTGCTGGGCAATTTCAACAGCTGGGATGGACGCCACCACCCCATGCAATCCCGCTTGGGCGGCTGTTGGGAGGTGTTCATCCCTGGCCTGAAACCGGGCGAGATCTACAAGTACGAGATCCGCTCCCAGCAGGGGCACTGTTACCAAAAGGCTGACCCCTACGGCTTCCGCCATGAGGTCAGGCCCGACAACGGCTCCGTCGTCGAAGCCCTGGAGGGCTACGGCTGGGGCGATGGCCGCTGGATGCAGGAGCGCGACAGCCGCAATCCCCTCGATCAGCCGATCTCGGTCTACGAGATGCACCTCGGCAGCTGGATGCATGCCGGCGCCGATCAGCCCTACATCGAAGCCGACGGAAGCGCACGGGAGCCCGTCCCCGCAGCCGACCTCAAACCCGGGGCCCGTCTGCTGACCTATCCCGAGCTGGCCGATCGGGTGATCCCCTACGTCAAAGCGAGGGGCTTCACCCACATCGAGCTGATGCCCATCTCAGAGCATCCCTTTGATGGGTCCTGGGGCTATCAAGTGACGGGCTGGTATGCCCCCACCAGCCGCTTCGGCCGGCCCGATGAGTTCCGCGCCTTCGTCGATCGCTGCCACGCCGAGGGCATTGGCGTGATCCTCGACTGGGTCCCCGGACACTTCCCGAAGGATGCCCACGGCCTGGCCTTCTTCGATGGCGCCCACCTCTATGAACACGCGGATCCGCGGATCGGCGAGCACAAGGAATGGGGGACGCTGATCTTCAACTACAGCCGCAACGAAGTCCGGAACTTCCTCGTAGCGAACCTGATCTATTGGTTCGAACAGTTCCACATCGACGGCATTCGGGTGGACGCCGTGGCCTCAATGCTCTACCGGGACTACCTGCGCCCCGACGGCGAGTGGATCCCGAACGAGCATGGTGGACGCGAGAACACGGAAGCCGTGCAGTTCCTGCAGCAGGCGAACCATGTGCTCTTCCAGCACTTTCCTGGCGCCCTCTCCATCGCCGAGGAATCCACCACCTGGCCGATGGTGACCAAGCCCACGGACATGGGCGGGTTGGGATTCAACCTCAAATGGAACATGGGCTGGATGCACGACATGCTCGATTACTTCGAGCTGGATCCCTGGTTCCGCCAGTTCCACCAGAACAACGTCACCTTCTCGATCTGGTACGCCTACACCGAGAAGTTCATGCTCGCCCTGAGCCATGACGAGGTGGTGCACGGCAAGAGCAACCTGCTCCACAAGATGCCCGGGGATGACTGGCAGAAATTCGCCAACACCCGGGCCCTGCTGGCCTACATGTGGACCCACCCAGGCAAGAAGACCATCTTTATGGGGATGGAATTCGGCCAGCGGGCTGAATGGAATGTCTGGGGCGACCTGCAGTGGGATCTGCTCCAGTACGAGCCCCATCAAGGACTGCAGCTCCTGGTGGATGACCTCAACGTCTTCTACAAGTCACATCCCGCTCTCTGGCGCGACGACTTTGAGGAGTACGGCTTCCAGTGGATCGACTGCAATGACAACCGCCATTCAGTGATCAGCTTCATGCGCCGCGAGAGCACCACCGGCCAGTGGCTCGTTGTGGTCGCGAACTTCACCCCGCAGAGCCATTCCCACTACCGCGTTGGCGTTCCCCTGAGCGGCTTCTACACCGAGGTCCTCAACACCGATGCCGCCCGCTACGGCGGCAGCAACCTGGGCAACCTGGGGGGCAAATTCACCGACGAGTGGGGGATCCACAGTTACGAGAACTCCCTGGATCTTTGTCTTCCTCCCCTCTCTGTGCTCGTCTTCAAGCGGGATGAGAAGCGCAGCCAGGAACGCCAAGCAGATGCGGACACTGAAGTTCGTGAAGAAGCGGAGGGACACGGTCCCTGGTAG
- a CDS encoding CocE/NonD family hydrolase: MSQEQLRCSDGTVLTATLWTPAGEGPWPCLLMRQPYGRAIASTVTYAHPRWYVEAGFAVLVQDVRGRGDSGGDFGGFAQEASDATDTLRWIREQPWCTGKVGTYGFSYQGLSQLLYSNAEHLPDALAPAMCGLDERLHWASDGGCHWWALGLGWALQLAAQRCKRQGDRQGWQAIRLSLENGNFLRDGLVLLERFDPTGMGLQWLQADPNNSNHWRIHQPPSELWTRPMLIIGGWHDPHLNGVLDLWRRSAAAGGAPLLRIGAWTHLNWGGGLDQVQLDFFRRHLCGQEPTAPEEAVLMEGSSGQWQARAPQACSGQRWQLASGGLAARVPVEGQLLDQSGGGGSEVVIVHDPWRAMAGRGGHLGLEAGPVDRRDLDARTDVACFNTLTTDQPIEVYGRPQLELEAAADQPGFDLCVALSVCHRDKRVEQLSTGFARFLGPEAQLSQRRSVALQPLLVTLEAGCTLRLSIALAAWPQIAVNPGDGSQPRSSVGADHRIITVTLKLGDAALSILPMVGAN; this comes from the coding sequence TTGAGTCAGGAGCAGCTGCGCTGCTCTGACGGCACGGTCCTGACCGCCACGCTTTGGACACCCGCAGGAGAAGGCCCCTGGCCTTGCCTGCTGATGCGCCAGCCCTACGGCCGCGCCATTGCCTCGACGGTCACCTATGCCCATCCGCGTTGGTACGTCGAGGCTGGATTTGCAGTCCTGGTTCAAGACGTCCGCGGACGGGGTGATTCGGGTGGTGATTTCGGCGGCTTTGCCCAGGAGGCCAGCGACGCCACGGACACCCTGCGCTGGATCCGCGAGCAACCCTGGTGCACTGGAAAGGTGGGCACCTACGGCTTCTCGTATCAGGGCCTGAGCCAACTCCTCTATTCCAATGCGGAGCACTTGCCCGACGCCCTCGCCCCAGCGATGTGTGGACTGGACGAACGGTTGCATTGGGCCAGCGATGGTGGATGCCACTGGTGGGCGCTGGGGTTGGGTTGGGCCCTGCAGCTCGCCGCCCAACGCTGCAAGCGTCAGGGGGATCGGCAGGGCTGGCAAGCGATTCGCCTGAGCCTCGAGAACGGCAACTTCCTGCGCGATGGCCTGGTCTTGCTGGAGCGCTTCGACCCCACCGGCATGGGACTGCAGTGGCTCCAGGCTGATCCCAACAACAGCAACCATTGGCGGATTCATCAGCCACCCTCAGAGCTCTGGACGCGGCCGATGCTGATCATTGGCGGCTGGCATGACCCACACCTCAACGGTGTTCTCGATCTCTGGCGACGTTCCGCTGCGGCGGGCGGGGCCCCACTGCTGCGCATCGGTGCCTGGACCCACCTGAACTGGGGAGGGGGCCTTGATCAAGTGCAGTTGGACTTCTTCCGGCGTCACCTCTGTGGTCAAGAACCCACCGCTCCGGAGGAGGCGGTCTTGATGGAAGGGAGCAGCGGGCAGTGGCAAGCCCGCGCACCCCAGGCCTGTTCGGGGCAGCGCTGGCAGCTGGCCAGCGGCGGACTGGCCGCCAGGGTTCCCGTCGAAGGGCAACTGCTCGACCAGAGCGGCGGCGGCGGGTCTGAGGTGGTGATCGTGCATGACCCCTGGCGTGCCATGGCCGGCCGCGGCGGCCACCTTGGGCTGGAGGCCGGCCCGGTGGATCGCCGCGATCTCGATGCCCGAACCGATGTGGCCTGCTTCAACACGCTGACCACGGATCAGCCCATCGAGGTCTATGGCCGACCGCAGTTGGAGCTGGAGGCCGCCGCCGATCAACCCGGATTTGATCTCTGTGTGGCCCTCTCGGTCTGCCACCGGGATAAACGGGTCGAGCAGCTCTCCACCGGCTTCGCCCGCTTCCTTGGCCCGGAGGCCCAGCTCAGCCAACGCCGTTCGGTGGCACTCCAACCGCTGCTGGTGACGCTCGAGGCGGGCTGCACCCTGAGGCTCTCGATCGCCCTGGCCGCTTGGCCGCAAATCGCCGTCAACCCGGGCGATGGATCGCAGCCCCGCTCGAGTGTGGGGGCCGATCACCGCATCATCACGGTCACGCTGAAGCTGGGCGATGCAGCCCTCAGCATTCTTCCGATGGTTGGGGCAAACTGA
- a CDS encoding DUF3887 domain-containing protein — translation MPRHLRLLSAGLGSFTLAMATSGLLASTVPAKAFPKASLSPIAQGSALSVAQARSAALRILKAVKDGDANARYAQFSTERQAITSPSMIAATMRTQPKVLGYTLLSVRSGMGKSTVEAELNTSAGKRVVFMVLNGEGKLSRYYVDRADDTTSLVAKQFIEAVSTGNFISAQSFLSPDFQEEITPDALQRKWLGLQRITGNFVNINRVVEAESTPDMRLVLVNVHFNRLSDNLYVILNNENQITGVDFPEEPAAPAAAS, via the coding sequence ATGCCGCGCCACCTGCGCCTGCTCTCCGCCGGTCTTGGGTCCTTCACCCTGGCCATGGCGACGTCTGGCCTGTTGGCGAGCACAGTTCCAGCAAAGGCGTTCCCCAAGGCCAGCCTCAGCCCCATCGCCCAAGGCAGCGCCCTGAGCGTGGCGCAGGCCCGCAGCGCCGCCCTGCGCATCCTGAAGGCCGTCAAAGATGGCGATGCCAATGCGCGCTACGCGCAGTTTTCAACCGAGCGCCAAGCGATCACCAGCCCCTCGATGATCGCGGCGACGATGCGCACCCAGCCGAAGGTTCTCGGCTACACCCTGCTGAGTGTTCGCAGCGGCATGGGCAAGAGCACCGTGGAAGCCGAGCTGAACACCAGCGCGGGCAAGCGTGTGGTCTTCATGGTGCTCAATGGCGAGGGCAAGCTCTCGCGCTATTACGTCGATCGGGCCGATGACACCACCAGCCTGGTGGCCAAGCAGTTCATCGAAGCGGTGAGCACCGGGAACTTCATCAGCGCCCAAAGCTTCCTGAGCCCGGACTTCCAAGAGGAGATCACCCCCGACGCCCTGCAGCGCAAGTGGCTGGGACTCCAGCGGATCACGGGCAACTTCGTGAACATCAACCGGGTCGTGGAGGCCGAATCCACGCCGGACATGCGCCTAGTGCTCGTCAACGTGCACTTCAACAGGCTGAGCGACAACCTCTACGTGATCCTCAACAACGAGAACCAAATCACCGGGGTCGACTTCCCTGAAGAACCTGCTGCACCGGCTGCAGCTTCTTAA
- a CDS encoding DUF4332 domain-containing protein: MSGDPGPSPYPLPSHFSREQAVLIAAGIDSWGAIAGLSDRELDQLSRRGGALERQLRKLRGQAQLVVELGLEPYQAALLLYAGIASRQGLAAASPQQLLTQLGRLERSLTGMAPARITPALVRAWIQRAQDAGRSRN, translated from the coding sequence GTGAGCGGCGATCCGGGTCCCTCTCCCTATCCCCTTCCCTCCCATTTCTCCCGGGAGCAGGCCGTGCTGATCGCCGCCGGCATCGACAGCTGGGGAGCGATTGCCGGCCTGAGCGACCGGGAGCTCGATCAGCTCTCAAGGCGAGGCGGGGCGCTGGAGCGCCAGCTGCGGAAACTGCGGGGCCAGGCCCAACTCGTTGTGGAGTTGGGCCTGGAGCCCTACCAAGCGGCACTGCTGCTCTACGCGGGCATCGCCTCTCGGCAGGGTTTAGCCGCAGCCTCCCCGCAACAACTGCTGACGCAGCTCGGGCGCCTTGAGCGCTCCCTCACCGGAATGGCTCCCGCCCGGATCACCCCGGCACTGGTTCGCGCGTGGATCCAACGGGCCCAGGACGCCGGTCGCTCCAGGAACTGA
- a CDS encoding ROK family protein, with protein sequence MSQLIGVDVGGTALKLGRFSSDGELLAELTCPTPQPAMPGGVVTAIVDAVADLDPEGLARRVGIGLPGPMDAEARVARVCINLPGWQQVPLAEWLEPQLQRRVTLANDGNCALMGEAWRGGAVGYDDVLLLTLGTGVGGGVLLNGQLFSGHGGAVAEPGLISVDPEGPPCNSGNRGSLEQHCSIAGLRRLMDRDPQTLDQLARAGHPEALAAWRDYGRWLGVGLSSLIYVLTPQLVLIGGGLSAASDHFLPGALAEVEQRVQAESRRGLIIRRAQLGNGAGRLGAARLALERLRD encoded by the coding sequence ATGAGTCAGCTGATCGGAGTGGATGTGGGGGGCACGGCCCTCAAGCTCGGCCGCTTCTCAAGCGATGGAGAGCTGCTGGCAGAACTGACATGCCCGACGCCTCAGCCGGCCATGCCCGGTGGCGTCGTCACCGCCATCGTCGATGCGGTGGCAGACCTGGACCCGGAGGGATTGGCCCGTCGGGTGGGCATCGGTTTGCCTGGCCCGATGGATGCCGAGGCACGCGTCGCCCGCGTCTGCATCAACCTTCCGGGGTGGCAGCAGGTGCCCCTCGCGGAGTGGCTCGAACCCCAGCTTCAGCGCCGCGTCACCCTCGCGAATGATGGCAACTGTGCCCTGATGGGGGAGGCCTGGAGAGGGGGGGCTGTCGGCTACGACGACGTCCTGCTGCTCACCTTGGGTACAGGCGTGGGCGGTGGAGTCTTGCTGAACGGCCAACTCTTCAGCGGCCATGGCGGCGCCGTGGCGGAGCCGGGGTTGATCAGCGTGGATCCCGAGGGCCCCCCCTGCAATAGCGGCAACCGCGGTTCGTTGGAGCAGCACTGCAGTATTGCGGGCTTGCGCCGCTTGATGGACCGCGATCCCCAGACCCTTGATCAGCTGGCCCGCGCTGGTCATCCGGAGGCCCTGGCGGCCTGGCGGGACTACGGCCGCTGGCTTGGGGTGGGACTGAGTTCCTTGATCTATGTCCTGACTCCCCAGCTGGTTTTGATTGGTGGGGGACTGAGTGCGGCTAGCGATCACTTTCTGCCCGGTGCCCTGGCGGAGGTGGAGCAGCGGGTTCAGGCCGAAAGTCGCCGTGGCTTGATCATTCGCCGCGCCCAGCTCGGAAACGGAGCCGGCCGACTGGGGGCCGCGCGCTTGGCGTTGGAGCGCCTCCGCGATTGA
- a CDS encoding DUF2518 family protein: MRADPLLLTAGEWLGIAAGGLLLITVVAFVARWGFRFRLVGVTSFTVLLSLSCLAFAVSYAPRLLVDGAVSVPVVFDNGSDLVVAAAPADLAAETFGPSVEQVARNLRGSGRKDPTVEVRLRRVDPQGDGSDRPVVLATAVRNWASGEVSVSVNAKR, translated from the coding sequence ATGCGCGCCGATCCCCTCTTGCTCACGGCTGGCGAATGGCTGGGGATTGCCGCTGGTGGACTGCTGCTGATCACCGTGGTGGCCTTTGTGGCGCGCTGGGGCTTTCGCTTTCGCCTCGTGGGCGTTACCAGCTTCACCGTGCTGCTCTCGCTCTCCTGCCTGGCCTTCGCGGTGAGCTATGCCCCCAGGCTGCTCGTCGATGGTGCCGTCAGCGTTCCGGTGGTGTTCGACAACGGCTCCGACCTCGTCGTCGCCGCCGCCCCGGCTGACCTGGCGGCCGAGACCTTTGGCCCCAGCGTTGAGCAGGTGGCCCGCAACCTGCGGGGCAGCGGCCGGAAGGACCCCACCGTGGAAGTGCGCCTGCGCCGCGTGGATCCCCAGGGCGATGGCAGCGATCGTCCCGTCGTGCTGGCCACCGCCGTCCGCAATTGGGCCAGTGGCGAGGTGAGCGTCAGCGTGAACGCCAAACGGTGA